The Meriones unguiculatus strain TT.TT164.6M chromosome 1, Bangor_MerUng_6.1, whole genome shotgun sequence genome has a segment encoding these proteins:
- the Rfk gene encoding riboflavin kinase isoform X2 has product MFSSISLLIHTNFPEQVVDNLPADVSTGIYYGWASVGSGDVHKMVVSIGWNPYYKNVKKSMETHIIHTFKEDFYGEILNVAIVGYLRPEKNFDSLEALISAIQGDIEEAKKQLDLPEHLKLKDDNFFQVSKGKIMNGH; this is encoded by the exons ATGTTCTCTTCTATATCTCTACTAATACACA ccAATTTTCCTGAACAAGTAGTAGACAATCTTCCAGCTGATGTGTCCACTGGCATTTACTACGGCTGGGCCAGTGTTGGCAGCGGAGACGTCCATAAGATGGTCGTGAGCATAGGATGGAACCCatactacaagaatgtgaaaAAGTCCATG gAAACCCACATCATACATACGTTCAAAGAGGACTTCTATGGGGAAATTCTCAATGTGGCCATTGTTGGCTACCTTAGACCTGAAAAGAACTTTGATTCTTTAG aggCACTTATTTCAGCGATTCAAGGTGACATTGAAGAGGCTAAGAAACAGCTGGATTTACCAGAACACTTGAAACTCAAAGATGACAATTTCTTCCAAGTTTCTAAAGGCAAAATTATGAATGGCCACTGA
- the Rfk gene encoding riboflavin kinase isoform X1 yields MRSLPFFCRGEVVRGFGRGSKQLGIPTANFPEQVVDNLPADVSTGIYYGWASVGSGDVHKMVVSIGWNPYYKNVKKSMETHIIHTFKEDFYGEILNVAIVGYLRPEKNFDSLEALISAIQGDIEEAKKQLDLPEHLKLKDDNFFQVSKGKIMNGH; encoded by the exons ATGAGGAGCCTGCCGTTCTTCTGCCGCGGCGAGGTGGTGCGTGGCTTCGGCCGCGGCTCCAAGCAGCTGGGCATCCCCACCG ccAATTTTCCTGAACAAGTAGTAGACAATCTTCCAGCTGATGTGTCCACTGGCATTTACTACGGCTGGGCCAGTGTTGGCAGCGGAGACGTCCATAAGATGGTCGTGAGCATAGGATGGAACCCatactacaagaatgtgaaaAAGTCCATG gAAACCCACATCATACATACGTTCAAAGAGGACTTCTATGGGGAAATTCTCAATGTGGCCATTGTTGGCTACCTTAGACCTGAAAAGAACTTTGATTCTTTAG aggCACTTATTTCAGCGATTCAAGGTGACATTGAAGAGGCTAAGAAACAGCTGGATTTACCAGAACACTTGAAACTCAAAGATGACAATTTCTTCCAAGTTTCTAAAGGCAAAATTATGAATGGCCACTGA